A window from Candidatus Gracilibacteria bacterium encodes these proteins:
- the uvrC gene encoding excinuclease ABC subunit UvrC, with protein MAQKRIEALIKKLPHLPGVYKMKDEEGRILYIGKAKDLSHRVRSYFRKSTKATRTEKLLERVVDLEWTEVGSDLEALLLETNLIKEFRPKYNVLMKDDKNFVYIKITKNEDFPRIEIVRRVEKDGARYFGPKTSAHSVKKTLGLLQKLFMYRSCDLSIEWAEGKAAVTKKTMAYPCLDYHIKRCAAPCIGKISPEDYAKSIEQIERFLEGKTGDIEQSLQEQMGAAVQQKEFERAALLRDKLLSLRRMFESKQIVTSPTHEDMDILGFVIEGGKAFLTLFMLRDGKLIDQENFITDSGEYEAGEEAEAEEVVESFLYQYYEKSTTIPPQILIPLSFEESDFFTDWASNQAGRSVKLLIPERGKKHQLLELAEKNARSFQKQNKARWESMAPSDAEALEELSAVLGLPKPAKRMECYDISHLGGSDTVASMVVFENGTAKKSDYRKFHLQSIADGEIDDFKSMKEILYRRLSHLSLVPAGFQVRKAAKTHIPGMVALLKEWRGLEEVEGDLEEYQVVLKDKKVLGLLRLLPGKEGTALIKALYVTPKAREQKLGRSLVFTAIEKLKLKRLYVSCVHEMGPLYDRLGFEEIKNFPTEFSEHQLDLILAYDPTKHMDASFETKPDLIVIDGGKGQLGMAVKSRDALGLKIPMIGLAKREEDVFVPGKSFPLLIPKDSKASYLLQRIRDEAHRFAITFQKSTRKKHLTASALDAIPGIGKATKMKLLKHFGSVEVLKAASEADLAAVVGDAVIKSLQKLK; from the coding sequence ATGGCTCAAAAGCGAATTGAAGCGTTGATCAAAAAACTTCCCCATCTCCCTGGGGTTTATAAGATGAAGGACGAAGAGGGACGGATTTTATATATAGGGAAGGCCAAGGATTTGAGCCATCGCGTGCGGTCTTATTTTAGAAAAAGCACCAAGGCGACTCGTACCGAAAAACTTTTGGAGCGGGTGGTGGATTTGGAGTGGACGGAGGTGGGTAGTGACCTGGAAGCTTTGCTTTTGGAGACGAATCTCATCAAGGAGTTTCGGCCCAAATACAATGTGCTCATGAAGGACGATAAAAATTTTGTGTACATCAAAATCACTAAAAATGAAGATTTTCCGCGCATTGAAATTGTGCGACGAGTAGAAAAAGACGGGGCGCGGTATTTTGGCCCAAAGACCTCCGCGCACAGCGTAAAAAAAACACTTGGGCTTTTGCAAAAACTTTTTATGTATCGCAGTTGTGATCTTTCTATTGAGTGGGCGGAAGGCAAGGCCGCGGTGACCAAAAAAACCATGGCTTATCCCTGTTTGGATTATCACATTAAACGGTGCGCGGCACCGTGCATCGGCAAAATAAGCCCTGAGGATTATGCAAAATCCATTGAGCAGATTGAGCGCTTTTTGGAGGGGAAAACGGGTGATATTGAGCAATCTTTGCAGGAACAGATGGGTGCTGCCGTTCAGCAAAAAGAATTCGAAAGGGCGGCTTTGCTACGAGATAAACTTTTGTCTTTACGGAGAATGTTTGAGAGCAAGCAGATTGTTACTTCTCCCACTCACGAAGATATGGATATCTTGGGCTTTGTGATTGAAGGGGGGAAGGCCTTTTTGACGCTTTTTATGCTTCGTGACGGGAAGCTCATTGATCAGGAAAACTTTATTACCGACAGTGGTGAATATGAAGCGGGAGAAGAGGCGGAGGCAGAAGAAGTGGTGGAAAGCTTTTTGTACCAATATTATGAAAAGTCGACCACGATTCCTCCGCAAATTTTAATTCCCCTTTCTTTTGAGGAATCCGATTTCTTCACGGATTGGGCGAGCAATCAGGCCGGCCGCAGCGTTAAGTTGCTCATACCGGAACGAGGTAAAAAACATCAACTATTGGAATTGGCGGAAAAAAATGCGCGAAGTTTCCAAAAACAAAATAAGGCGCGGTGGGAAAGCATGGCTCCTTCCGATGCGGAAGCGCTTGAAGAACTTTCAGCAGTACTGGGGCTTCCCAAGCCTGCCAAACGAATGGAGTGTTATGACATTTCCCATTTGGGGGGCAGCGACACGGTGGCTTCCATGGTGGTTTTTGAGAATGGCACCGCAAAAAAATCAGACTATCGAAAATTTCATCTCCAAAGCATTGCGGATGGGGAGATTGATGATTTTAAATCGATGAAGGAAATCCTTTATAGGCGGCTTTCTCATTTGTCTCTAGTCCCGGCGGGCTTCCAGGTGCGCAAGGCCGCTAAAACCCATATTCCCGGCATGGTGGCTCTTTTAAAAGAATGGCGTGGACTTGAAGAAGTGGAGGGGGATTTGGAGGAATATCAGGTGGTTCTAAAAGATAAGAAAGTTCTTGGTCTTTTGCGGCTTCTCCCCGGAAAGGAGGGGACGGCTTTGATCAAGGCGCTCTATGTCACCCCAAAAGCTCGCGAACAAAAATTGGGGCGCTCTCTGGTTTTTACGGCCATCGAAAAGCTCAAACTCAAGCGACTCTATGTTTCTTGCGTGCACGAAATGGGCCCTCTTTATGACCGATTGGGCTTTGAAGAAATCAAGAATTTCCCGACGGAATTCTCTGAACACCAACTCGATTTAATTTTGGCCTACGATCCTACAAAACATATGGATGCTTCTTTTGAAACCAAGCCGGATCTCATTGTGATCGATGGGGGAAAGGGGCAACTCGGCATGGCCGTGAAAAGTCGTGATGCTTTGGGGCTTAAAATCCCCATGATCGGTCTCGCGAAGCGGGAAGAGGATGTTTTTGTGCCCGGCAAAAGCTTTCCTCTCCTCATCCCCAAAGACTCGAAAGCCTCTTATCTTTTGCAGCGGATCCGCGACGAAGCCCACCGCTTCGCCATCACCTTTCAAAAATCCACCCGCAAAAAACACCTCACCGCCTCCGCTCTGGACGCAATCCCCGGCATCGGCAAGGCCACCAAAATGAAACTCCTCAAACACTTTGGATCCGTGGAAGTCCTTAAAGCCGCTTCCGAAGCAGACCTAGCTGCGGTGGTGGGAGACGCCGTCATCAAAAGCTTGCAAAAGCTCAAGTAG
- a CDS encoding GatB/YqeY domain-containing protein: protein MNLPELNESLKQAMLAKDELKTSVLRMLKAEVMKIETDGSGTEITEELIQTLIGKMLKQRRDSVEQFKAGGREELAAKEEKEIALLQAYLPEQMSEDAIRAEVRATKEALGITDKSGVGKLMGALMGKLKGKADGGLIKKIVEEEL, encoded by the coding sequence ATGAATCTCCCTGAACTCAACGAAAGCTTAAAGCAGGCCATGCTGGCCAAGGACGAACTCAAAACTTCCGTACTGCGCATGCTTAAGGCTGAAGTGATGAAGATTGAAACCGATGGCAGTGGCACGGAAATCACGGAAGAGCTGATTCAAACTTTGATCGGAAAAATGCTGAAGCAGCGCAGAGACTCTGTGGAACAATTTAAGGCGGGTGGTCGCGAAGAACTTGCCGCTAAAGAGGAAAAAGAAATCGCTCTGCTTCAGGCTTACTTACCCGAACAAATGAGCGAAGATGCGATCCGCGCCGAAGTCCGCGCCACCAAAGAAGCGCTCGGCATCACCGACAAAAGTGGCGTTGGTAAACTTATGGGAGCCCTCATGGGCAAACTCAAAGGCAAAGCCGACGGCGGCTTGATTAAGAAGATTGTGGAGGAGGAGCTGTAA
- a CDS encoding DsbA family protein — translation MFPKNSNSQAVWASLSFLVLGLGIGLLVASKGEILENFGGNDLVRDETESAIPPDFDVNSLEIVDVSTDDDAVLGDADAPVTIVEFSDFQCPYCSRFYEQTLPQILSKYIEKGKVKLVYRDFPLSGHPQANLAAQAAECTGDENYYAFHDWLFENVATWSGKETAMEIMIQAAEDELGADIRTCLENGEMADEVNADMMAGRSYGVTGTPAFFINGKKLVGAWPYEVFEAVIESEL, via the coding sequence ATGTTTCCTAAAAATAGTAATTCTCAAGCTGTTTGGGCCTCCCTCAGCTTTCTTGTTCTTGGTCTTGGTATTGGACTTTTAGTTGCCAGTAAGGGTGAAATTCTCGAAAATTTTGGAGGGAATGATTTGGTTCGTGATGAAACTGAATCTGCGATTCCACCTGATTTTGATGTGAATTCTTTGGAAATTGTGGATGTGAGTACGGATGACGATGCTGTTTTGGGAGATGCGGATGCGCCGGTGACCATTGTGGAGTTCAGCGATTTCCAGTGTCCGTATTGCAGCCGTTTTTATGAGCAAACTTTGCCTCAAATTCTAAGCAAGTACATTGAAAAAGGAAAAGTGAAGCTGGTGTATCGAGATTTCCCATTGAGCGGCCATCCTCAGGCCAATCTTGCGGCTCAGGCTGCGGAATGTACCGGGGATGAAAACTACTATGCTTTTCACGATTGGCTCTTTGAAAATGTGGCGACTTGGTCTGGGAAGGAGACCGCCATGGAAATCATGATTCAGGCTGCGGAAGATGAGCTGGGTGCGGATATTCGCACTTGTTTGGAGAACGGAGAAATGGCGGATGAGGTGAATGCGGATATGATGGCGGGCCGTAGTTATGGAGTCACGGGAACTCCGGCTTTCTTCATCAACGGAAAAAAACTCGTGGGCGCTTGGCCTTACGAAGTCTTTGAAGCTGTGATAGAGTCTGAACTCTAG
- the obgE gene encoding GTPase ObgE: MFFDEVKLELEGGKGGNGMVFFHREKFVECGAPDGGDGGNGGNVVLEADENYNTLQHFTGLKRFRAKDGEGGFRNNMAGKAGEDLILKVPVGTLVYDQDSGDLIIDLKKAGQKFLIALGGRGGYGNSNFMSSTRQAPDFAELGDTGELKKVRFELRLVADIGLVGFPSAGKSTLISRVSSAKPKVAAYPFTTLIPNLGVVYLSDFGGSKDQSFVIADMPGIIEGASEGKGLGDAFLRHISRTALLVFVLDPFPYEERSLSEQYRILSDEIKKYDASLLEKEFFVVMNKIDSIPTEDRDRLKKEFLKAFPKLKSRFRLISGVSGEGLPPLMFELYELTQKHREKMPVVEEEESVPDYKPQALVDSHSFEVEKLGTVESAKFPEAIYGMTIELELMPIRTLFKVTGRRVEQISRMTNVSKDGALDRLYDVLKKMKIHNALVRLGAKTGDLVQIGPHYLEFHDLGKYFAA; the protein is encoded by the coding sequence ATGTTTTTTGATGAAGTTAAGCTCGAACTCGAAGGAGGAAAGGGGGGTAATGGGATGGTGTTCTTTCACCGTGAGAAGTTTGTGGAATGTGGAGCTCCGGATGGTGGAGACGGTGGAAATGGAGGAAATGTGGTTTTGGAGGCGGATGAGAACTACAATACTTTGCAGCATTTTACGGGTTTAAAACGATTTAGAGCCAAGGATGGGGAGGGTGGATTTAGAAACAATATGGCGGGCAAGGCGGGGGAGGATTTGATCTTAAAAGTTCCGGTGGGGACTTTGGTTTATGATCAAGACAGCGGAGATTTGATTATTGATCTTAAGAAAGCCGGTCAGAAATTTTTGATCGCCTTGGGGGGCCGTGGGGGATATGGGAATTCTAATTTTATGTCCAGCACTCGTCAGGCGCCGGATTTTGCGGAGTTGGGGGACACGGGTGAGCTTAAAAAAGTTCGCTTTGAGCTTCGTTTGGTTGCGGATATTGGTTTGGTGGGATTCCCGTCTGCCGGAAAATCCACTCTGATTTCCAGAGTTTCCTCCGCTAAACCTAAGGTTGCGGCTTACCCGTTCACCACTTTAATCCCCAATTTGGGGGTGGTTTATTTGAGTGATTTTGGGGGCAGCAAGGATCAAAGCTTTGTGATTGCGGACATGCCGGGAATTATTGAAGGGGCTTCCGAAGGCAAGGGGCTTGGAGACGCCTTTTTGAGGCACATTTCACGAACGGCGCTTTTGGTTTTTGTCTTGGATCCCTTTCCTTACGAAGAACGCAGCCTCAGTGAGCAGTATCGTATTCTTTCCGATGAGATCAAGAAATACGATGCCTCCCTGCTTGAAAAGGAGTTTTTTGTGGTGATGAATAAGATCGATTCCATTCCTACGGAAGACAGGGATCGTCTCAAAAAAGAATTTCTTAAGGCTTTCCCAAAGCTCAAATCTCGTTTCCGTCTTATTTCCGGTGTGAGTGGCGAAGGGCTTCCTCCTTTGATGTTTGAACTTTATGAGCTCACTCAAAAGCATCGAGAAAAGATGCCCGTTGTGGAAGAAGAGGAATCGGTACCGGATTACAAACCCCAAGCCTTGGTGGATAGCCATTCTTTTGAGGTTGAAAAGTTGGGAACCGTGGAGAGTGCCAAATTCCCCGAGGCGATTTATGGCATGACCATTGAACTGGAACTCATGCCCATTCGCACCCTTTTTAAGGTTACGGGTAGGCGAGTGGAGCAAATCTCACGAATGACCAATGTGAGCAAGGATGGCGCCTTGGATCGCCTGTATGATGTGCTTAAAAAAATGAAGATCCACAATGCTTTGGTCCGTTTAGGGGCAAAAACGGGCGACTTGGTCCAGATTGGGCCTCATTATCTTGAATTTCATGATTTATGAAAGTACTTTGCGGCTTAG
- the pth gene encoding aminoacyl-tRNA hydrolase encodes MKVLCGLGNPGKKYNGTRHNVGFVFIAEFAKKHEFPPFEERGKALVSTKGTGENKILLMLPLSFMNLSGEAVREVLDFYKVPLKDFYTIYDDVDLPLGTLRFREKGSAGTHNGMKSVIEHLSSMDFPRLRIGIESRGEIAPAQIALHDFVLAPFLPDELPILKKTIEEGIEILEKDLAKESIIP; translated from the coding sequence ATGAAAGTACTTTGCGGCTTAGGAAATCCCGGTAAAAAATACAATGGCACTCGACACAATGTTGGGTTTGTCTTTATTGCGGAGTTCGCCAAAAAACATGAATTTCCTCCTTTTGAAGAGAGGGGGAAGGCTTTGGTGAGCACAAAGGGTACTGGAGAAAATAAGATTTTACTCATGCTCCCTCTTTCGTTTATGAATTTATCCGGAGAGGCGGTGCGGGAGGTTTTGGATTTTTACAAAGTTCCGCTCAAGGATTTTTATACGATTTATGATGATGTGGATTTGCCGTTGGGAACGCTTCGGTTTCGTGAAAAAGGTTCCGCCGGCACTCACAATGGGATGAAATCGGTGATTGAGCACCTTTCCAGCATGGATTTTCCACGGCTTCGCATTGGAATCGAGTCTCGTGGGGAAATCGCTCCGGCTCAAATTGCTTTGCATGATTTTGTTTTGGCCCCCTTTTTACCTGATGAGCTCCCTATTTTGAAAAAAACTATTGAAGAAGGGATAGAGATTTTAGAAAAAGACCTTGCGAAAGAGTCCATTATTCCTTAA
- the rplU gene encoding 50S ribosomal protein L21 has product MFAVVYLGGKQYRVREKDELEVEKVDAEEGKNFKINEVLLMAEEDGSSMKIGTPFVAGAHVECQVLEQGKGEKIYIATYQSKKRTHRRQGHRQLFSTIKVLKISAVEKKVSAVKEEAEVKEAPAEKVVAKKPAAKKAPAKKAAK; this is encoded by the coding sequence ATGTTCGCAGTTGTATATCTTGGAGGGAAACAGTACCGAGTTCGTGAAAAAGACGAGCTTGAAGTTGAAAAAGTGGATGCCGAAGAGGGTAAAAACTTTAAGATCAATGAAGTGCTCTTGATGGCGGAAGAGGATGGAAGCTCCATGAAAATTGGAACTCCTTTTGTTGCTGGAGCTCATGTGGAATGTCAGGTTCTTGAGCAAGGAAAGGGAGAAAAAATCTACATTGCCACTTACCAATCCAAGAAACGAACGCACCGCCGTCAAGGTCACCGTCAGCTCTTCAGCACCATCAAAGTGCTCAAGATTTCTGCCGTTGAAAAGAAGGTGAGTGCCGTCAAGGAAGAGGCTGAAGTGAAGGAGGCTCCTGCTGAAAAGGTGGTAGCTAAAAAGCCGGCCGCTAAGAAAGCTCCTGCAAAAAAGGCCGCTAAATAA